Proteins from a genomic interval of Youhaiella tibetensis:
- a CDS encoding aspartate/glutamate racemase family protein has protein sequence MPRLLVINPNTSQRVSQSIDALVRDEAGAAVTVQTVTATFGFRYISSRAAVAIAAHAVLDAAAQAIAEGAAPDAIILGCFGDPGLDALVEMTGLPVVGFAEAGLLAAAEEHGPFIVATRGVVWCEMLSELVQKLDLGHRVSGVYSMEKAGDDASGIADFLSARAREVGASRIVLGGAGLIPALPQVIATSPVPVLDPHRAGVRKAIRLATSGRALPTNGSKGETTGLSPALTDAFSGSVQPPLQASSAH, from the coding sequence ATGCCGCGCTTGCTCGTTATCAATCCCAATACGTCCCAGCGCGTGTCGCAAAGCATCGATGCCCTCGTTCGTGACGAGGCGGGCGCGGCTGTAACAGTACAGACCGTCACCGCGACCTTCGGGTTCCGGTACATTTCCTCGCGAGCGGCGGTGGCGATTGCGGCGCACGCCGTCCTCGACGCGGCAGCGCAGGCGATAGCCGAAGGCGCAGCGCCTGACGCCATCATCCTGGGTTGTTTCGGCGACCCGGGACTGGACGCGCTGGTCGAGATGACCGGATTGCCGGTAGTTGGCTTCGCAGAGGCCGGGCTGCTTGCGGCGGCCGAGGAGCATGGTCCCTTCATCGTTGCCACCCGTGGTGTCGTATGGTGCGAGATGCTCTCCGAACTGGTGCAGAAGCTGGATCTTGGCCACCGCGTGAGCGGGGTCTATTCGATGGAGAAAGCGGGCGACGATGCGAGTGGCATCGCGGACTTCCTTTCCGCGAGAGCCCGCGAAGTGGGCGCCAGTCGTATCGTATTGGGCGGAGCCGGCCTCATTCCCGCCCTGCCCCAGGTGATCGCCACCTCCCCTGTCCCGGTTCTCGACCCGCATCGCGCGGGCGTACGCAAGGCGATCCGGCTCGCCACCTCAGGACGCGCCTTGCCAACGAATGGATCGAAGGGCGAGACGACCGGACTTTCTCCGGCTCTGACGGACGCATTTTCGGGGTCTGTGCAACCACCGCTGCAGGCCAGCAGCGCCCACTGA